Proteins from a genomic interval of Phycisphaerae bacterium RAS1:
- the cusR gene encoding Transcriptional regulatory protein CusR — MKLLVAEDDALLGRALLKGLREADYAVDWARDGDEAAHLLRTGDYDGVVLDWMLPRLSGLELLRRHRAAGGKTPVLMLTARDTSGDTVAGLDAGADDYLVKPFEFSVLLARLRALVRRRYDAASSVIRVADLEVDLARREVRRAGQPIALTAREFTLLELLALRVDHVVSRTEIWNKLYETDDPGTSNTVDVYIAYLRRKIDRGRRPLIVTRRGQGYMLRGDSCGHPSDDGSPR; from the coding sequence ATGAAGCTGCTCGTCGCCGAAGATGACGCCCTGCTTGGCCGGGCCCTGCTCAAGGGCCTGCGCGAGGCGGACTATGCCGTCGACTGGGCCCGCGACGGCGACGAGGCCGCCCACCTGCTTCGCACCGGCGACTACGACGGCGTTGTCCTCGACTGGATGCTCCCGCGGCTCTCGGGGCTGGAGCTGCTGCGGCGGCACCGCGCGGCCGGCGGCAAGACGCCGGTGCTGATGCTGACGGCCCGCGACACCAGCGGCGACACCGTCGCCGGACTCGACGCGGGCGCCGACGATTACCTCGTCAAGCCCTTCGAGTTCAGCGTGCTGCTCGCTCGACTGCGGGCCCTGGTGCGACGGCGCTACGACGCGGCGTCATCCGTGATTCGCGTCGCGGACCTGGAGGTTGACCTGGCGCGGCGCGAGGTGCGCCGCGCCGGACAGCCCATCGCGCTGACGGCCCGCGAATTCACGCTGCTCGAGCTGCTGGCGCTGCGCGTGGATCACGTCGTCTCGCGCACTGAAATCTGGAACAAGCTCTACGAAACCGACGACCCTGGCACGAGCAACACCGTCGACGTCTATATCGCTTACCTGCGGCGAAAGATCGACCGCGGCCGTCGGCCGCTGATCGTCACCCGTCGCGGCCAGGGGTACATGTTGCGAGGCGATTCATGCGGCCATCCATCCGACGACGGCTCGCCGCGCTGA
- a CDS encoding Beta-monoglucosyldiacylglycerol synthase produces MSSFLETACLASFLFLMIVPGVYGVHLYLLMFLSFWRRSSVRRYQAATTTRYTRETPENLWPIVTTQIPLYNEVTVARRVIEAAARMDYPVGRHEVQILDDSSDETRELVDQTVLELRARGYDVSVVRRADRTNYKAGALAHGLKFSRGKYIAIFDADFVPDHQFLRKLVPLIESDPQAGCVQGRWGHLNAGENWITEGLALGIDGHFSVEQGARAWSGFLLNFNGTGGIWRRAAIDDPRVGGWHGDTITEDLDLSYRAQLVGWRVIYCNDVVSPAEIPADVNALKSQQRRWATGSIQTARKLLPLVWKSPISLLQKLEATLHLTQYSVSVFMLLMAIFGRTLLWTVPAEKAATWLGVSSVLVLAGAAAPSIAYMYARWTLSREVVGLLRLLKFILLGFGLAVNNGVAVLVGLVQRGGEFVRTPKSGASAQSRGRGQYASLRSKLWLFEIALGAFCLVQWAAFLKADHYVGGSFMLLYAFGLIAMGLGTRRQTAARTAAHAPPRSIPAAPVHLETSPEPAMRISA; encoded by the coding sequence TTGTCATCTTTCCTTGAAACGGCCTGCCTGGCGTCGTTTCTTTTCCTGATGATTGTTCCGGGCGTCTACGGGGTGCACTTATACCTGCTGATGTTCCTCTCGTTCTGGCGGCGAAGCAGTGTCCGGCGCTACCAGGCCGCGACGACCACGCGCTACACGCGCGAGACGCCCGAGAATCTGTGGCCGATCGTCACGACGCAAATCCCTTTATACAATGAAGTTACGGTTGCGCGGCGGGTGATCGAAGCGGCCGCCCGAATGGACTACCCGGTCGGCCGGCACGAGGTGCAGATCCTCGACGACAGCAGCGACGAAACGCGCGAGCTGGTGGATCAGACGGTGCTCGAGCTCCGCGCCCGCGGCTATGACGTCTCCGTCGTCCGCCGCGCGGATCGCACGAACTACAAGGCCGGCGCCCTCGCGCACGGCCTGAAATTCTCCCGCGGCAAGTACATCGCCATCTTCGACGCCGACTTTGTGCCCGATCACCAGTTTCTCCGCAAGCTCGTCCCGCTGATCGAGTCCGACCCCCAGGCGGGCTGCGTGCAGGGCCGCTGGGGTCACTTGAACGCGGGGGAGAACTGGATCACCGAGGGGCTGGCGCTGGGCATCGACGGCCACTTCAGCGTTGAGCAGGGCGCCCGCGCGTGGAGCGGCTTCCTGCTGAACTTCAACGGCACCGGCGGCATCTGGCGCCGCGCCGCGATCGACGACCCGCGCGTCGGCGGCTGGCATGGCGACACCATCACCGAAGACCTCGATCTCTCGTATCGCGCCCAGCTCGTCGGCTGGCGCGTCATCTACTGCAACGACGTCGTCAGCCCGGCGGAAATCCCGGCCGATGTCAACGCGCTCAAGTCGCAGCAGCGCCGCTGGGCCACCGGGTCGATCCAGACCGCCCGCAAACTCCTGCCGCTCGTCTGGAAATCTCCGATTTCGCTCCTGCAGAAGCTCGAAGCGACGCTGCACCTTACGCAGTACTCGGTTTCCGTGTTCATGCTGCTGATGGCGATTTTCGGCCGTACGCTGCTTTGGACGGTTCCGGCTGAAAAAGCTGCGACGTGGCTGGGCGTGAGTTCCGTGCTCGTGCTGGCCGGCGCCGCCGCGCCCTCGATCGCCTACATGTACGCCCGCTGGACGCTCTCGCGCGAAGTGGTGGGCCTGCTGCGCCTCTTGAAGTTCATTCTGCTCGGCTTCGGGCTGGCCGTGAATAACGGCGTCGCGGTGCTGGTGGGCCTGGTGCAGCGCGGCGGCGAGTTCGTCCGCACGCCCAAGTCGGGCGCCAGCGCCCAGTCGCGCGGCCGCGGACAATACGCGTCGCTTCGCTCAAAGCTCTGGTTGTTCGAGATCGCGCTGGGCGCGTTCTGCCTCGTGCAGTGGGCGGCGTTCCTGAAAGCCGACCACTACGTCGGCGGCTCGTTCATGCTGCTGTACGCCTTCGGGCTGATCGCCATGGGCCTGGGCACGCGCCGCCAGACCGCCGCCCGGACTGCCGCTCACGCCCCGCCGCGCAGCATACCGGCAGCGCCGGTTCATCTTGAGACGTCGCCGGAGCCGGCGATGCGCATCTCGGCCTAG
- the clpP_2 gene encoding ATP-dependent Clp protease proteolytic subunit precursor: MIWSEYERPRAQASQWQAWRQMGLNEMLLENRILFLDLPLDPGITINSSTVCSHLIKSMLYLQSLKRDQDIHLYINCPGGHIDDTLAIYDTMRFLSCDICTYCVGTAASGAALILAAGTKGKRFALPHSKIMIHQPWGYVSGQASDMRIQADEIMKVKRTLINILAMHTGKQPEQVEKDTERDRFLDAAEAKDYGLIDEILEESRLEKKKK; encoded by the coding sequence GTGATTTGGTCCGAATATGAGCGCCCGCGGGCGCAGGCTTCGCAGTGGCAGGCCTGGCGCCAGATGGGCCTCAACGAAATGCTGCTCGAGAACCGCATCCTGTTTCTCGACCTGCCGCTCGACCCCGGAATCACGATCAACAGCAGCACGGTCTGCTCGCACCTGATCAAGAGCATGCTGTACCTGCAGTCGCTGAAGCGCGACCAGGACATTCATCTGTACATCAACTGCCCCGGCGGGCACATCGACGACACGCTGGCCATCTACGACACGATGCGCTTCCTGAGCTGCGACATCTGCACCTACTGCGTCGGCACGGCCGCCAGCGGCGCCGCCCTGATTCTCGCGGCCGGAACGAAGGGTAAGCGCTTCGCCCTGCCGCATTCGAAGATCATGATCCACCAGCCCTGGGGCTACGTGTCGGGCCAGGCGTCCGACATGCGGATTCAGGCGGACGAGATCATGAAAGTGAAGCGCACGCTGATCAACATCCTGGCGATGCACACGGGCAAGCAGCCCGAGCAGGTCGAGAAGGACACGGAGCGCGATCGTTTTCTGGACGCGGCGGAGGCCAAGGACTACGGCCTGATTGACGAGATTCTGGAAGAGTCGCGGCTGGAAAAGAAGAAGAAGTAA
- the cusS gene encoding Sensor kinase CusS, giving the protein MRPSIRRRLAALTALTATAVVALAAAFVWWRMNRVLLAELDGALGTEARALAARVENEHGGLGLDLPTGSLADAGLGGEVLARISTADGRVLFCSDALKRGAAEPRSSAAISPDPGGRYFDLLVESAGDFRAVELHVLVKRDPEDDPDAETAEPLPATVMVARPLAPLRQTLRELALTLAGAAVLSAIAALLAARHVAHRGVAPISVVAARIGEADPNGPPLALDPRRVPEELDPVVAKTNELLARVQSELNRQRQLTADVAHDLRTPIAGVRVLLDVCLQKQRDAAEYAETLSTARDALRRLSGWLEDVLIIARLDAAAEKPILSPVCVADVVEEAAAMLRPLAAAHHVRVTTDDVDGAAIFSDRGKLTKIVANLLANAIEHSPAGGAVRVECHAAPGDGCRIRVQDDGPGIPAEMRETVFDRFVRGDVARVGNGHHGLGLPIARGLARLLGGEVSVDPNASGGVLVVTLPRGRGDSGSEGTRD; this is encoded by the coding sequence ATGCGGCCATCCATCCGACGACGGCTCGCCGCGCTGACCGCGCTCACTGCGACCGCGGTCGTCGCCCTGGCGGCCGCGTTCGTCTGGTGGCGCATGAACCGCGTGCTCCTGGCCGAATTGGACGGCGCGCTGGGCACCGAAGCCCGGGCCCTGGCGGCGCGGGTCGAAAATGAACACGGCGGGCTGGGCCTCGACCTGCCGACCGGATCACTCGCCGACGCCGGACTCGGCGGCGAGGTGCTGGCGCGCATTTCCACCGCGGATGGACGAGTGCTCTTCTGCTCAGACGCGTTGAAACGCGGCGCCGCTGAGCCGCGAAGCTCAGCGGCTATTTCTCCCGATCCCGGCGGCCGGTACTTTGACTTGCTCGTGGAAAGCGCCGGCGATTTTCGCGCCGTTGAGCTACACGTCCTGGTCAAGCGCGATCCCGAGGATGACCCGGACGCCGAAACAGCCGAGCCGCTGCCGGCCACCGTCATGGTCGCCCGGCCGCTGGCGCCGCTGCGGCAGACGCTGCGCGAGCTGGCCCTCACGCTGGCCGGCGCCGCCGTTCTTTCGGCGATCGCGGCGCTGCTGGCCGCGCGGCATGTCGCTCATCGTGGCGTCGCCCCCATCAGCGTCGTCGCCGCTCGCATCGGCGAGGCCGATCCGAACGGGCCGCCGCTGGCGCTGGATCCGCGGCGCGTTCCAGAAGAGCTCGATCCGGTGGTCGCGAAGACGAATGAACTCCTGGCCCGCGTCCAAAGTGAGCTGAATCGCCAGCGGCAGCTCACCGCCGACGTGGCCCACGACCTGCGCACGCCGATCGCAGGCGTGCGAGTGCTGCTGGATGTCTGCCTGCAGAAGCAGCGCGACGCGGCTGAGTATGCCGAGACGCTCTCCACGGCGCGCGACGCCCTGCGGCGCCTGAGCGGCTGGCTCGAGGACGTGCTGATCATCGCGCGGCTCGACGCCGCCGCGGAAAAGCCGATCCTGTCCCCCGTGTGCGTCGCCGACGTCGTGGAGGAGGCCGCCGCGATGTTGCGGCCGCTCGCCGCCGCGCATCACGTTCGCGTCACGACGGACGATGTTGACGGTGCGGCGATCTTCAGCGACCGCGGCAAGCTCACCAAGATCGTCGCCAATCTGCTTGCCAACGCGATTGAGCACAGCCCCGCCGGCGGCGCCGTCCGCGTCGAGTGTCATGCCGCCCCGGGCGACGGATGCCGGATTCGCGTTCAGGATGACGGCCCCGGCATTCCGGCGGAAATGCGGGAAACGGTCTTCGATCGATTCGTGCGCGGCGACGTAGCGCGCGTCGGCAACGGGCACCATGGGCTGGGACTGCCGATCGCGCGCGGGTTGGCCCGCTTGCTCGGCGGCGAGGTGAGCGTTGATCCGAACGCGTCCGGCGGCGTGTTGGTCGTGACGCTGCCGCGGGGCAGAGGGGATTCGGGCAGCGAGGGGACGAGAGATTAG
- a CDS encoding Endo-1,4-beta-xylanase/feruloyl esterase precursor, whose translation MLSRTSPRRPMSRPHSSLSGGWSVAAIIASALAAPALAPVGTAGDVSSARVRFVVVTPDAEPFQDRIFCAMSVDGWPADGRPLARVSAGLYEATWSLPAGAAVEYKFTRTGTWQTVEKSAAGGELANRSMTPNGEDELVIVHAIARWADQAPLRRVLLSDRSTGGDSTAPRAKRSSTRTGDIRVHDAVESPQLGNTRTVLVYLPPGYEKDAERRYPVLYMHDGNNVFDEATSFGGVEWSADETAQRLIAAGKIRPLIIVAIYNNADRRDEYTHARDDRFGGGGRGDLYVAFIAETLKPLIDRTYRTRPDAGHTAIAGSSLGGLISLYAAYKRPDVFGTAGVVSPALAWNERSILEVVRGAPPETKPRVWLDMGTEEGSREGPMALFTKAVSDCRALVEILKARGCREGADFRYEEIEGGRHHERDWAKRFDRLLEFIDAGWRER comes from the coding sequence ATGTTGAGCAGGACGTCGCCTCGCCGGCCGATGTCGCGGCCGCATTCCAGCCTGAGCGGCGGGTGGTCAGTCGCCGCGATAATCGCCTCTGCCCTCGCGGCGCCGGCTCTCGCTCCGGTCGGCACAGCAGGCGATGTATCGTCGGCCCGCGTGCGCTTCGTGGTCGTGACGCCGGACGCGGAGCCCTTTCAGGATCGCATCTTCTGTGCCATGTCGGTTGACGGCTGGCCGGCGGATGGCCGGCCGCTGGCGCGGGTTTCGGCGGGACTTTATGAGGCGACGTGGTCGCTGCCGGCCGGGGCGGCGGTGGAGTACAAGTTCACGCGGACGGGCACGTGGCAGACGGTGGAGAAGTCGGCCGCCGGCGGCGAACTGGCGAATCGTTCGATGACGCCGAACGGCGAAGACGAGCTAGTGATCGTCCATGCCATCGCGCGCTGGGCGGATCAGGCCCCATTGCGACGCGTGCTGCTTTCCGACAGGTCGACCGGCGGTGATAGCACCGCACCCCGCGCGAAGCGCAGCAGCACGCGCACCGGCGACATCCGCGTCCATGACGCGGTTGAATCGCCGCAGCTTGGGAACACGCGAACCGTGCTGGTGTACCTGCCGCCGGGTTATGAAAAAGACGCCGAGCGCCGCTACCCCGTTCTCTACATGCACGACGGAAATAACGTCTTCGACGAGGCGACTTCGTTCGGCGGCGTTGAATGGTCGGCCGACGAGACGGCCCAGCGGCTGATCGCGGCGGGGAAAATTCGCCCGCTGATCATCGTCGCGATCTACAACAACGCCGATCGGCGCGACGAATACACGCACGCGCGCGACGATCGCTTCGGCGGCGGAGGACGGGGCGATCTCTACGTGGCGTTCATCGCCGAAACGCTCAAACCGCTGATCGACCGCACCTATCGCACGCGCCCGGACGCCGGCCACACGGCCATCGCCGGGTCGTCGCTGGGTGGGCTGATTTCGCTCTACGCGGCGTACAAGCGTCCGGACGTGTTCGGGACGGCGGGCGTGGTGTCGCCGGCGCTGGCGTGGAATGAGCGGTCCATCCTAGAGGTCGTGCGGGGTGCGCCGCCGGAAACGAAGCCGCGAGTGTGGTTGGACATGGGGACGGAGGAAGGTTCGCGCGAGGGGCCGATGGCGCTCTTCACCAAGGCGGTGAGCGACTGTCGGGCGCTGGTCGAGATTCTGAAAGCGCGCGGCTGCCGAGAGGGGGCTGATTTCAGGTATGAGGAAATCGAAGGCGGCAGGCACCATGAGCGGGATTGGGCCAAGCGGTTCGATCGCCTCCTGGAGTTCATCGACGCCGGCTGGCGGGAGCGGTAG
- a CDS encoding O-Antigen ligase, whose product MSPRSLPPLARGAPHASAAAGGWSERFCFLLLVAIFAVRPLLPETFERTQLSFLRGMGELRGPSPATTAWLDSLLLIAALPLLLSPHERPDRRSGWPRVFGIGMVLLAASVALSTLFAGNARAALNAGAHLLCVLIAGAALLRAARRRGLVNLIVAAVLASGAASAYKCYAQVRWEFAQTLEAWTEYKTQLTQLGHDTEAPEIENYERRLRSGEAFGYQTNPNIAASCLVMCLGAAAGVLAAAIQRLVRGERNAAAAVVIVLLLAAAMLSMLPATGSVGAYVAAAAALCVFIALISFRPIAMRRPRLMLALLIAPYVALVAAGISYGMVRGTLPHASLAFRWQYWTAGAAAAMDAPLTGVGRENFGAAYLLHKRPEATEEVKNAHDLWMTLLVELGPLGLLGGCLVALAAVRGALGEPQPGCTREPVHPASGDGSWFLNGTIAALLTLGLHAILSGQVLDLSSAFVWTIELAGAFGVAMYFVLNALWSASTADDGPLLSAGLTAGVAAALVHNLVCFSLFTPAGLSLCVALSAAAIAAQRRAPDATVSSSRAPSAGSLARLAMCVLLPAAHVVCVTAPTALSETMEQRVALLAGRAPELRELLAAADAAAAVDPLDAQGLRTAARTMAGLSMLGGLPDDERVKWLLAARETADRALRREPTSHTAWVLLAQVNERLEDPLLNLARPGESAEALHGGVDAWDRAVELYPSNPRTRISAAEAHRRLWDETLETADGQAAVAHFCAALAIDDSRPPQEVMRLRPAERDRIQRGLDALCTAGLESPCGNGRR is encoded by the coding sequence ATGAGCCCTCGTTCGCTTCCGCCGCTTGCCCGCGGCGCGCCGCACGCATCCGCAGCGGCGGGCGGATGGTCGGAGCGATTCTGCTTTCTGCTGCTAGTGGCGATTTTCGCGGTCCGCCCGCTTCTGCCCGAGACCTTCGAACGCACACAGTTGTCGTTCCTCCGCGGCATGGGCGAGCTGCGCGGACCTTCGCCCGCCACCACCGCCTGGCTCGATTCGCTGCTGCTGATCGCGGCCCTGCCGCTGCTGCTGTCGCCACATGAGCGACCCGATCGGCGTTCCGGCTGGCCGCGCGTTTTTGGAATCGGCATGGTGCTGCTGGCTGCGAGCGTCGCACTCTCGACCCTCTTCGCCGGAAACGCGCGCGCCGCGCTCAACGCGGGCGCGCACCTGCTGTGCGTGCTGATCGCGGGAGCCGCGTTGCTGCGCGCCGCTCGCCGCCGCGGACTGGTCAACCTGATCGTGGCGGCCGTGCTCGCGTCGGGCGCCGCCTCCGCGTACAAGTGCTACGCGCAGGTCCGCTGGGAATTCGCCCAGACGCTGGAGGCGTGGACCGAATACAAGACGCAACTCACGCAGCTCGGGCACGACACCGAAGCGCCGGAAATCGAGAACTACGAGCGGCGGCTTCGCTCCGGCGAAGCCTTCGGATACCAGACCAACCCGAACATCGCCGCCTCCTGCCTGGTCATGTGTCTTGGCGCGGCGGCCGGCGTTCTGGCCGCCGCGATTCAGCGGCTGGTGCGCGGCGAGCGGAACGCCGCTGCCGCCGTCGTCATTGTGCTCCTGCTCGCTGCCGCGATGCTCAGCATGCTGCCCGCAACCGGCAGCGTGGGCGCCTACGTCGCCGCCGCTGCCGCGCTTTGCGTGTTCATCGCGCTGATTTCCTTTCGCCCCATCGCGATGCGCCGACCACGGCTCATGCTGGCGTTGCTCATTGCGCCGTACGTGGCGCTGGTCGCCGCCGGAATTTCCTACGGCATGGTCCGGGGCACATTGCCGCACGCCTCGCTGGCGTTCCGCTGGCAATACTGGACGGCCGGCGCCGCCGCCGCCATGGACGCGCCCCTGACGGGCGTCGGCCGCGAGAATTTCGGCGCGGCTTATCTGCTTCACAAGCGTCCCGAAGCGACGGAAGAGGTGAAAAACGCCCACGATCTGTGGATGACGCTGCTGGTCGAGCTGGGGCCGCTCGGACTCTTGGGCGGGTGCCTGGTCGCCCTGGCCGCGGTGCGCGGCGCGCTCGGCGAACCGCAGCCCGGCTGCACGCGAGAACCTGTGCATCCCGCGTCCGGCGACGGTTCCTGGTTCCTCAACGGTACGATCGCCGCGCTTCTCACGCTGGGTCTGCACGCGATCCTGTCCGGACAGGTGCTGGACTTGAGCAGCGCCTTTGTGTGGACGATCGAGCTGGCGGGCGCCTTCGGCGTCGCAATGTACTTCGTCCTGAATGCTCTCTGGTCGGCGTCAACGGCCGACGACGGACCACTGCTGTCGGCCGGGTTGACCGCCGGCGTGGCGGCCGCGCTGGTGCACAACCTCGTCTGCTTCTCGCTGTTCACGCCCGCCGGGCTGTCGCTGTGCGTCGCGCTGAGCGCCGCGGCGATCGCCGCTCAACGCCGCGCGCCAGACGCTACGGTGTCGTCTTCGCGCGCCCCGTCGGCCGGGTCGCTGGCGAGGCTCGCGATGTGCGTGCTGCTGCCCGCGGCGCACGTCGTGTGCGTGACCGCCCCGACCGCACTTTCGGAAACGATGGAGCAGCGAGTCGCCCTGCTTGCCGGCCGGGCGCCGGAGCTGCGTGAGTTGCTCGCGGCGGCCGACGCTGCCGCAGCGGTCGATCCGCTTGACGCCCAGGGATTGCGCACAGCGGCGCGGACGATGGCGGGCCTCTCGATGCTGGGCGGTCTGCCGGATGACGAGCGCGTCAAGTGGCTGCTGGCTGCCCGGGAGACGGCCGATCGGGCGCTGCGCCGTGAGCCGACCTCCCACACCGCGTGGGTGCTGCTGGCGCAGGTGAACGAGCGCCTGGAGGACCCATTGCTCAACCTGGCGCGGCCGGGCGAATCGGCCGAAGCTCTGCACGGCGGCGTGGATGCGTGGGACCGGGCCGTCGAGCTCTACCCGTCGAACCCGCGCACGCGGATCAGCGCCGCGGAGGCCCACCGCCGGCTCTGGGACGAAACGCTCGAGACCGCCGACGGGCAGGCCGCCGTCGCGCATTTTTGCGCCGCGCTAGCCATTGACGACTCGCGCCCGCCGCAGGAGGTCATGCGGCTGCGGCCCGCGGAGCGGGATCGGATCCAGCGCGGCCTGGATGCGCTCTGCACGGCCGGGCTGGAGTCGCCCTGCGGCAACGGCCGGCGGTAG
- a CDS encoding WecA-like glycosyltransferase yields the protein MSRPLLGLILLASALGAFALSAALTAMVRRAALRIGFVDQPGGHKSHRQATPYGGGVAIFLACWLPALLLLILAVAAPADWVARLLGETASVYLGGLKLRAAPASIILLGGAILHVMGLIDDRRPLGASAKLLVIFGVAVLVATLGRVRVAELAGDSGSILLTVLWFAVIINTFNFLDNMDGLSGGVAAICLGFLAICGLLAGQVLVPVVAIAALGAICGFLVFNFPPATIFMGDAGSLLIGYVLAVVSVLTTYYESGEGVPPYALAMPLVILAVPLYDCATVIAIRLREGRNPMTGDQRHFSHRLVDHGLSRRSAVLTIYLATATTGLAGTLLPGASLRETITIGILVLLVLGIVAILESPPRKDA from the coding sequence ATGAGCCGGCCGCTGCTGGGATTGATCCTGCTCGCCTCGGCGCTGGGGGCCTTTGCGCTCTCCGCCGCTCTGACCGCGATGGTGCGCCGCGCCGCGCTGCGGATCGGATTCGTCGATCAGCCCGGAGGCCACAAGAGCCATCGACAGGCGACGCCTTACGGCGGCGGCGTGGCCATCTTTCTGGCCTGCTGGCTTCCGGCGCTGCTGCTGCTGATCCTCGCGGTCGCGGCGCCGGCGGACTGGGTCGCGCGGCTGCTGGGGGAAACGGCGAGCGTCTACCTGGGCGGGCTGAAGCTGCGCGCGGCGCCGGCGTCGATCATTCTGCTGGGCGGCGCTATCCTGCATGTCATGGGGCTGATCGATGATCGCCGACCGCTGGGCGCTTCCGCCAAACTGCTCGTTATCTTCGGCGTGGCAGTGCTGGTCGCGACACTGGGTCGCGTCCGCGTGGCCGAACTGGCGGGCGACTCCGGCTCGATTCTGCTGACCGTCCTTTGGTTCGCGGTGATCATCAACACGTTCAACTTCCTGGACAACATGGACGGCCTCAGCGGCGGCGTCGCGGCCATCTGCCTGGGCTTTCTGGCGATCTGCGGGCTCCTGGCCGGGCAGGTGCTTGTTCCCGTCGTGGCGATTGCCGCGCTCGGCGCCATTTGCGGCTTTCTCGTCTTCAACTTTCCGCCCGCGACGATCTTCATGGGCGACGCCGGCAGCCTGCTGATCGGCTATGTCCTGGCGGTCGTCTCCGTGCTGACGACGTACTACGAAAGCGGCGAAGGCGTGCCGCCTTATGCACTGGCGATGCCGCTCGTCATTCTCGCCGTGCCGCTTTACGACTGTGCCACGGTGATCGCCATTCGCCTGCGCGAGGGCCGCAACCCGATGACAGGCGATCAGCGGCATTTCTCGCACCGGCTGGTCGACCACGGCCTGTCGCGCCGCAGCGCCGTGCTGACGATCTACCTGGCCACCGCCACCACCGGCCTGGCCGGCACGCTCCTGCCGGGAGCGAGTCTGCGCGAGACCATCACGATCGGCATACTCGTGCTGCTGGTGCTGGGAATCGTCGCAATTCTCGAATCCCCGCCGCGGAAGGACGCATGA